The following DNA comes from Chitinophaga nivalis.
GATGTTCACCGGCATACCCTTGCCCTGAAAAGATTGTTGGACGGCCAGGAGCCGATGCTGTACCGCCGGATCGGCATTGACCAGGTGGCTCACCAGCGTGTTGCGGTGGAATACCTGTTGCCGGGAAATATAAGTGGTGATAACGGCAATACCGAACGATCCGCCCAGTTGCCGCAGCATACCGGTAAAGGCTGCACCGTCGGCAATTTCATTGGTTTTAATGGTGGCAAATGCAATATTGCTGATAGACACGACAAAGAAATTCAGCGCGATATAACGGAACAGCAATACCGTAAAAAAGGTGTAGATATCGGTGTGTGGCGTCAGTATATTACGGCTCCAGTAACAGTTAAACGCAAACAGGAGCATACCGGCAGCCAGCAGGTATTGTGGCTTTACGCCCATTTTATTGAGCCGGGTCACCACGGGCAGCACAAAGATGCTGGAGATGGAAGAAACGGCAACCAGCAGCCCCGCATCGGTAGCCGGCCAGCCCAGCTGCGATTGGGTAAAGAGCGGTACAATAAACGTAGACCCGTAGGAACCAAATCCATAAATAAAAGACAGGATCGTTGCCATCAGCAGATTTTTGTTGTGTAATACCCGCAGGTTTACGATGGGATGTGTACAGGTGAGCTCCCGCCAGATAAAAAAGAAAATACCGAAGAATGCGATCACAGACAGAATGGTAATGATTTCGCTGTTGAACCAGTCTTCTTCCTGGCCGCGTTCCAATACAAACTGCAGGGAGCCGATGGCCGCAGCCAGTAAGAGTATGCCCATCCAGTCTACTTCGCGGGCCGATTTTTTACTGCCGTACTGCGGGCTCCGGATATACTGAAAGGAGAGGAGTGCGGCGATGATACCCAGTGGCACATTGATATAAAATATCATTGGCCAGCTGTAGTTGTCGATGATGTAACCGCCGAGTATCGGACCTAGTGACGGACCGATAATGACACCCAGGGTGAAGATAGCCTGTGCCTGGCCGCGTTTTTCTGTGGGGTATATTTCCGTGATGATGGTCTGCGAAGTGGCCAGCAGCGCGCCGCCGCCCATGCCCTGCAGAAAACGGAATACCGATAGGGCGAAGATATTGTTGGACTGGCCGCATAAAAAAGAGCAGATGGTAAACAATACGATGGAGCCTGCAAAGTAGTGCGTCCGGCCAAACTGCTGCGACAACCAGCTGGTCATCGGGATGATGATCACATTGCCGATCGCATAGGCGGTAGCTACCCAACCGACTTCGGTGAGGGTCGCACCCAGATTGCCCTGCAGGTCATTCAGCGCCACATTCACAATGGTTACATCCAATAGCTCCAGTATGGCGCATAACATCACCACCATCGTGATGATGATTCGCCGGTATCCGTATTCAATCATTGATTCCTGTAACATGCCGTCATGATTTCCTATGTGAATAATGACGGCAAAATTATTCCCGATCCTTGCGCAGTAAAACTGACAATTCGCACTTTTAGGTGGACGAAATACGGATATCAGCGATCCCTGTAACGCACCAGG
Coding sequences within:
- a CDS encoding DHA2 family efflux MFS transporter permease subunit; protein product: MLQESMIEYGYRRIIITMVVMLCAILELLDVTIVNVALNDLQGNLGATLTEVGWVATAYAIGNVIIIPMTSWLSQQFGRTHYFAGSIVLFTICSFLCGQSNNIFALSVFRFLQGMGGGALLATSQTIITEIYPTEKRGQAQAIFTLGVIIGPSLGPILGGYIIDNYSWPMIFYINVPLGIIAALLSFQYIRSPQYGSKKSAREVDWMGILLLAAAIGSLQFVLERGQEEDWFNSEIITILSVIAFFGIFFFIWRELTCTHPIVNLRVLHNKNLLMATILSFIYGFGSYGSTFIVPLFTQSQLGWPATDAGLLVAVSSISSIFVLPVVTRLNKMGVKPQYLLAAGMLLFAFNCYWSRNILTPHTDIYTFFTVLLFRYIALNFFVVSISNIAFATIKTNEIADGAAFTGMLRQLGGSFGIAVITTYISRQQVFHRNTLVSHLVNADPAVQHRLLAVQQSFQGKGMPVNIAVKSSYKLLDISVNQQATILSYMDVYLAVSMLFLLAVPFVLLTKSAHKSAPAADLH